In Herbinix luporum, a single window of DNA contains:
- a CDS encoding YjfB family protein, whose product MNISLPIVTSPTIDSVDVGVAVLAKNLDTVEELGQSMIKMMEQSVAPYLGQNIDIMV is encoded by the coding sequence ATGAATATATCCCTTCCTATAGTGACCAGTCCCACCATAGACAGTGTGGATGTAGGTGTAGCGGTACTTGCAAAAAACTTAGACACCGTAGAAGAACTTGGCCAAAGTATGATAAAAATGATGGAGCAATCAGTTGCACCATATTTAGGGCAAAATATTGATATTATGGTATAA
- the hpf gene encoding ribosome hibernation-promoting factor, HPF/YfiA family gives MRYIISGKNIDVTESLKTAVYEKIGKLERYFTPDTEIHVTLSVEKDRQKIEVTIPVKGSIIRAEEVSNDMYVSIDLVEEVIERQLRKYKNKLTNHKHASFNFKKAFIEDNHEEDEAIKIVKTKRFAIKPMDAEEACIQMELLGHNFYVFRNANTNEVNVVYKRKGNTYGLIEPEF, from the coding sequence ATGCGTTATATTATCAGTGGAAAGAATATTGACGTAACGGAAAGCTTAAAGACAGCGGTTTATGAAAAGATTGGCAAACTGGAACGTTATTTCACTCCTGATACAGAAATTCATGTGACCCTTAGTGTGGAAAAAGACAGACAAAAAATCGAAGTGACTATTCCGGTTAAAGGAAGTATTATAAGAGCCGAAGAGGTTAGTAATGATATGTATGTGTCAATTGATTTGGTTGAAGAAGTTATTGAACGTCAGTTAAGAAAGTATAAGAATAAATTAACCAATCATAAACATGCCTCATTTAATTTTAAGAAGGCTTTTATAGAAGATAATCATGAAGAAGATGAAGCTATAAAGATTGTTAAGACCAAGAGGTTTGCAATTAAGCCCATGGATGCAGAAGAAGCATGTATTCAGATGGAGTTGCTAGGACATAACTTCTATGTATTTAGAAATGCCAATACTAATGAAGTAAATGTTGTATACAAAAGAAAAGGTAACACTTATGGGCTAATTGAACCAGAGTTCTAA
- the secA gene encoding preprotein translocase subunit SecA: MGLIQKIFGTHSEREIKRILPLVDRIEALEPEYEKLSDEALRAKTAEFKNRLKNGETLDDILVEAYATVREASKRTIGLRHFRVQLIGGMILHQGRIAEMRTGEGKTLVATLPAYLNALEEKGVHIVTVNDYLAKRDAEWMGQVHEFLGLKVGVILNSMEKDERREAYACDITYGTNNEFGFDYLRDNMVIYKEQLVQRDLHYAIIDEVDSVLIDEARTPLIISGSSGKSTELYRVCDILARQLEKGKASGELTKMAAIMKEEITEEGDFIVNEKEKNVHLTEQGIKKVEKFFNIENLADPENLEIQHNIILALRAHNLMHRDKDYVVKDNEVLIVDEFTGRIMPGRRYSDGLHQAIEAKENVKVKRESKTLATITFQNFFNKYHKKCGMTGTALTEEQEFREIYGMDVIEIPTNVPVIRIDHQDAVYKTKKEKLEAIVNEVVASHKKGQPVLVGTITIDASEEISAMLKKKNIPHNVLNAKFHEMEAEIVAEAGKLGAVTIATNMAGRGTDIKLGEGVAEVGGLKIIGTERHESRRIDNQLRGRAGRQGDPGESRFYISLEDDLMRLFGSERLMSIFNSLGIPEGEQIEHKMLSNAIEKAQKRIESNNFGIRKNLLEYDQVNNEQREVIYAERRKVLNGESMRDTIYRMITDTVEGCVNTCISEDQSPDEWNLDELNSLLLPIIPMDPVELTPDMKRMKKNDLIQHLKEIAVKLYEEKEAQFPEPEHLREVERVILLKVIDRKWMDHIDDMDQLRQGIGLQAYGNRQPIVEYKFQGFEMFEAMTAAIREETVKALMHVKVEQKVEREQVAKVTGTNRDDTLANAPIRRSGKKIQPNDPCPCNSGRKYKHCCGRNV, from the coding sequence ATGGGATTGATACAAAAAATATTTGGCACTCATAGTGAAAGAGAAATTAAGCGAATATTGCCTTTAGTAGACAGAATAGAAGCTTTGGAGCCGGAATATGAAAAGCTTTCAGATGAAGCTCTTAGGGCAAAGACAGCTGAATTTAAAAATAGGCTTAAAAATGGTGAAACTCTTGATGATATATTGGTAGAAGCATATGCTACTGTACGAGAGGCCTCAAAAAGGACTATTGGGTTAAGGCATTTTAGAGTACAGTTAATAGGTGGTATGATACTACATCAAGGTCGTATTGCCGAAATGAGAACCGGTGAAGGAAAGACCTTGGTTGCTACTCTTCCGGCTTACTTAAATGCTTTAGAGGAGAAGGGTGTTCATATAGTTACTGTAAATGACTATCTGGCAAAGCGTGACGCTGAATGGATGGGGCAGGTTCATGAATTTTTAGGCTTAAAAGTCGGAGTAATCTTAAACAGTATGGAAAAAGACGAGCGTAGGGAAGCCTATGCCTGCGATATTACCTATGGTACCAACAATGAATTTGGCTTTGATTATCTTAGGGATAATATGGTTATTTATAAAGAACAGTTGGTACAAAGGGATCTTCATTATGCTATTATTGACGAAGTTGACTCTGTACTTATTGACGAAGCAAGAACACCTTTGATTATATCCGGAAGCAGCGGAAAATCCACTGAACTTTATCGGGTCTGTGATATTTTAGCAAGACAGCTTGAAAAAGGTAAGGCCAGTGGAGAACTTACAAAAATGGCTGCCATAATGAAAGAAGAAATAACAGAAGAAGGCGATTTTATCGTCAATGAGAAAGAAAAAAATGTACATTTAACAGAACAAGGTATAAAAAAGGTTGAGAAATTCTTTAATATTGAGAATTTGGCGGATCCTGAGAATCTTGAAATTCAACATAATATAATACTTGCCCTTCGTGCCCATAACTTAATGCATAGGGATAAAGACTATGTTGTTAAGGATAATGAAGTCTTAATTGTAGACGAGTTTACCGGACGTATTATGCCCGGAAGACGATATAGTGACGGACTTCACCAGGCTATTGAAGCTAAGGAGAATGTTAAGGTAAAAAGAGAAAGTAAGACCTTGGCAACTATCACTTTCCAGAACTTCTTTAATAAGTATCATAAAAAATGTGGTATGACCGGTACTGCACTTACAGAGGAACAAGAGTTTAGAGAAATCTATGGAATGGATGTTATTGAGATTCCTACCAATGTTCCGGTTATTCGTATAGACCATCAGGATGCGGTTTATAAGACAAAAAAAGAAAAACTTGAAGCCATTGTTAATGAAGTAGTGGCCTCCCATAAAAAAGGACAACCGGTACTGGTTGGTACTATTACAATCGATGCCTCTGAAGAAATCAGTGCCATGTTAAAGAAAAAGAATATACCTCATAATGTACTTAATGCTAAGTTCCATGAGATGGAAGCTGAGATAGTAGCCGAAGCCGGTAAATTAGGGGCAGTAACCATTGCAACCAATATGGCAGGCCGTGGTACTGACATTAAGCTGGGTGAAGGTGTCGCAGAGGTTGGTGGATTAAAAATTATCGGTACAGAGCGTCATGAGTCAAGACGTATTGACAACCAGCTTCGTGGACGTGCAGGAAGACAGGGAGATCCCGGTGAATCTAGATTTTATATTTCCCTTGAAGATGATCTTATGAGGCTGTTCGGTTCTGAAAGATTGATGTCCATTTTCAATTCTTTAGGAATACCGGAAGGTGAGCAGATTGAACATAAAATGTTGTCTAACGCCATAGAGAAGGCTCAAAAGAGAATTGAGAGTAATAACTTTGGAATCAGAAAGAATCTGTTAGAATACGATCAGGTAAATAATGAGCAGAGAGAGGTTATTTACGCAGAAAGAAGAAAAGTTTTAAACGGGGAAAGTATGCGTGATACCATATATAGGATGATAACCGATACGGTGGAAGGCTGTGTTAACACCTGTATAAGCGAGGATCAATCACCGGATGAATGGAATTTAGATGAATTAAACAGTCTATTACTTCCGATAATACCTATGGATCCAGTAGAGCTTACACCGGATATGAAGAGGATGAAGAAAAATGATCTGATTCAGCATTTAAAAGAGATAGCGGTTAAGCTTTATGAAGAAAAAGAAGCACAATTTCCTGAGCCTGAACATCTAAGAGAAGTTGAGCGGGTAATTTTACTTAAAGTAATTGACCGTAAATGGATGGATCATATTGATGATATGGATCAGCTTCGACAAGGAATTGGACTACAGGCTTATGGTAACCGTCAGCCTATTGTAGAATACAAATTCCAAGGATTTGAAATGTTTGAGGCAATGACGGCTGCTATAAGAGAGGAAACAGTTAAGGCTTTAATGCATGTAAAGGTTGAGCAAAAAGTTGAAAGAGAACAGGTAGCTAAGGTAACAGGAACTAACAGAGATGATACCTTGGCTAATGCACCAATAAGAAGGTCCGGTAAAAAAATACAACCCAATGATCCATGTCCCTGTAACAGTGGAAGGAAGTATAAGCACTGTTGTGGACGTAATGTATAA
- a CDS encoding ComF family protein: MLQAILDMLYPPRCPVCEDIVIPKDRKICLPCEKKLQLICEPRCKKCSKPVEDDQAEYCADCRRKDYHFEYGYALWLYDSTMKRSISNFKYGYKKEYAKYYIQEIVKNYGKTILKMDPDIIVPVPIHKSKYRERGYNQAEILAKGIGKELKIPVLSNLIIRNKRTLPQKQLSDKERLRNLQEAFEFNKDLADKYPRSLSRLLLVDDIYTTGSTIEACTNVLKNNGIKQVYFITLCIGKGF; encoded by the coding sequence TTGCTGCAGGCCATATTAGACATGCTTTATCCCCCTCGGTGTCCGGTTTGTGAAGACATTGTCATTCCTAAAGACCGAAAAATATGCCTTCCCTGTGAAAAGAAACTACAGCTTATTTGTGAACCCCGTTGTAAAAAGTGCAGTAAACCTGTGGAAGATGACCAGGCAGAATATTGTGCTGATTGCAGACGTAAAGATTACCATTTTGAATATGGTTATGCTTTATGGCTTTATGATTCTACAATGAAAAGATCAATTTCTAATTTTAAATATGGTTATAAAAAAGAATATGCCAAATATTATATTCAAGAGATTGTAAAAAATTATGGTAAGACAATACTTAAGATGGATCCGGATATAATTGTACCGGTGCCCATACATAAGAGTAAGTACCGTGAAAGAGGGTATAACCAAGCTGAAATTCTAGCAAAAGGTATTGGTAAAGAACTTAAGATACCGGTATTATCTAATTTGATAATTAGGAATAAAAGGACCTTACCTCAAAAGCAATTAAGTGATAAGGAAAGGTTGAGGAATCTTCAGGAAGCCTTTGAGTTTAATAAAGACTTGGCTGACAAATATCCTAGAAGTTTGAGTAGACTACTTTTGGTAGACGATATTTATACCACGGGCAGTACAATTGAAGCCTGTACCAATGTGTTAAAAAATAATGGAATAAAGCAAGTTTATTTTATTACTTTATGCATAGGCAAAGGCTTCTAG
- a CDS encoding flagellar protein, producing the protein MDVRNCRTCGKLFNYLSGPPICPTCANALDKKFEMVKEYIYDHPRVGIKEVSEECEVSVAQITQWIREERLTFAEDSMIGLDCEGCGVTIRTGRFCKACKDRLAKGFESLYSQKNSDKKSADPKDSARMRYLDQK; encoded by the coding sequence ATGGATGTAAGGAATTGCAGAACATGCGGGAAATTATTTAATTATCTTAGTGGTCCCCCAATATGTCCAACCTGTGCAAATGCTCTTGATAAAAAATTTGAAATGGTTAAGGAATATATATATGATCATCCCCGGGTAGGTATAAAAGAAGTATCTGAAGAGTGCGAAGTTAGCGTAGCTCAAATAACCCAATGGATTCGTGAAGAGAGATTGACATTTGCAGAGGATTCAATGATTGGACTTGATTGTGAAGGATGTGGGGTTACCATTAGGACAGGGAGATTCTGCAAGGCATGTAAAGATAGGCTTGCAAAAGGATTTGAAAGTTTATATTCTCAAAAAAACAGCGATAAAAAGTCCGCAGATCCTAAGGATAGTGCAAGGATGCGCTATCTAGATCAAAAATAA
- the recD2 gene encoding SF1B family DNA helicase RecD2: MSEIVEGFVEKIVFRNEDNGYTILSLMYDETEITCVGYLTMIDEGEYIQGSGSYIHHPVYGEQFLMESCEIKEPEDAYSMELYLGSGAIKGIGKTLAARIVKKFGDSTFRIIVEDPERLAEVKGISRRMAMEIYRQFEDKRDMRSAMMFLQKYNITGNLAAKIFQEYGQRMYDIIRENPYRLAEDISGIGFKTADDIARKVGIEPSSDYRIKAAILYLLIQANGEGHVYLPENELIERAKNLLMVDEEAIRRQISALNIKKKIVVTDNNEESIIYASVFYYMELNVARMLHDLNIKYDYNLEILKARLNHIENETGTTLDEQQKMAVKEAVCNGLLIITGGPGTGKTTTINGIIKVFEAEGLDILLAAPTGRAAKRMSDTTGYEAKTIHRMLELSKLTQGDQSSFTFERNESNPLETDVLIIDEMSMVDLSLMHALLKAVSVGTRLILVGDVNQLPSVGPGNVLKDIINSHCFNVVMLTKIFRQAADSDIIVNAHKINAGEQICLDNKSKDFFLLKRDNSDVITAVMINLIKNKLPKYVQATSFDIQVLTPMRKGELGVEKLNKALQAALNPPSHDKKEKEYHNGIFREGDKVMQVKNNYQLGWEIKSSYGLSIQTGTGVFNGDAGIIKEINLFSEQLTVEFDDNRLVNYSFSQLDELELAYAVTIHKSQGSEYPAVVLPILDGPRLLFNRNLLYTAVTRAKSCVVIVGSDKMVKFMIDNKNEQSRYSRLCDQIKEILY, translated from the coding sequence ATGTCTGAAATAGTAGAGGGATTTGTAGAAAAGATAGTTTTTCGTAATGAGGATAACGGATACACCATTTTAAGTCTTATGTATGATGAAACTGAGATTACCTGTGTAGGTTATCTTACTATGATAGACGAAGGTGAATATATTCAAGGAAGCGGCAGTTACATACATCACCCTGTGTATGGTGAACAGTTTTTAATGGAAAGCTGTGAGATTAAGGAACCGGAAGATGCCTATTCCATGGAGCTATACCTTGGTTCCGGAGCTATTAAGGGAATTGGTAAAACCTTAGCTGCCAGAATAGTTAAAAAGTTTGGTGACAGTACATTTAGGATAATTGTGGAGGATCCGGAAAGGTTGGCAGAAGTTAAGGGCATAAGCCGGCGAATGGCCATGGAAATATATCGTCAATTTGAAGATAAAAGGGATATGAGATCTGCCATGATGTTTCTGCAAAAGTATAATATTACAGGAAATCTGGCGGCAAAGATATTTCAAGAGTATGGGCAGAGGATGTATGATATCATAAGGGAAAATCCTTACCGTTTGGCAGAAGATATTAGCGGAATAGGTTTTAAAACCGCAGATGATATAGCAAGAAAAGTTGGAATTGAACCTTCCTCCGATTATAGAATTAAGGCAGCTATTCTTTATCTGCTAATTCAAGCTAACGGGGAGGGGCATGTATATTTACCGGAAAATGAATTAATTGAACGGGCTAAAAACCTTCTGATGGTAGATGAAGAAGCTATCCGCCGCCAGATATCCGCTTTAAATATAAAAAAGAAAATTGTGGTAACAGATAATAATGAGGAAAGTATAATATATGCCTCAGTATTTTATTATATGGAGCTTAATGTTGCCAGAATGCTTCATGATCTAAATATAAAATATGATTATAATCTGGAAATTTTAAAAGCCAGACTAAACCATATTGAAAATGAGACAGGAACCACCCTTGATGAACAGCAAAAGATGGCGGTTAAAGAGGCAGTATGTAATGGTTTATTAATAATAACCGGAGGACCGGGAACAGGAAAAACCACAACAATTAATGGGATTATAAAGGTATTTGAAGCTGAGGGACTAGATATTTTGCTTGCTGCTCCTACGGGAAGGGCGGCAAAAAGAATGAGTGATACCACAGGATATGAGGCAAAGACCATCCATAGAATGTTGGAACTTAGTAAATTAACTCAAGGAGATCAAAGTAGTTTTACATTTGAACGTAATGAAAGCAATCCTTTAGAAACAGATGTGTTAATTATAGATGAAATGTCCATGGTGGATTTAAGCTTAATGCATGCTCTTTTAAAGGCAGTATCAGTGGGAACCAGATTGATTTTGGTAGGAGATGTGAACCAACTTCCCAGCGTTGGGCCTGGAAATGTCCTTAAAGATATAATTAATTCCCATTGTTTTAATGTAGTGATGCTTACTAAAATATTTCGCCAGGCGGCAGACAGTGATATTATTGTAAATGCCCATAAGATTAATGCAGGGGAGCAGATATGTCTTGATAACAAGAGTAAAGATTTCTTTTTATTAAAAAGGGATAACTCCGATGTAATAACAGCAGTAATGATTAATTTAATTAAGAACAAACTACCTAAATATGTTCAGGCTACCTCCTTTGATATTCAAGTTCTAACTCCCATGAGAAAGGGAGAGCTGGGTGTAGAAAAGCTCAATAAAGCACTTCAGGCAGCCCTTAATCCCCCATCCCATGATAAAAAAGAAAAGGAATATCATAATGGTATTTTTCGTGAAGGGGATAAGGTTATGCAAGTTAAGAATAACTATCAGCTGGGTTGGGAAATTAAGAGTAGCTATGGCCTATCAATTCAAACCGGTACCGGTGTCTTTAACGGTGATGCCGGTATTATTAAGGAGATTAACTTATTTTCTGAGCAATTAACTGTGGAATTTGATGATAACAGGCTTGTAAACTATAGTTTTAGTCAGCTGGATGAATTAGAACTGGCATATGCTGTTACTATTCATAAATCTCAAGGAAGTGAATACCCTGCTGTTGTGCTACCTATCTTGGACGGACCCAGACTTTTGTTTAATAGAAATCTATTATATACGGCAGTAACCAGGGCCAAAAGTTGTGTTGTAATTGTGGGCAGTGATAAGATGGTAAAATTCATGATTGATAATAAAAATGAACAGAGTCGTTATTCGAGATTATGTGATCAAATTAAAGAAATACTTTATTAA
- a CDS encoding nucleotidyltransferase family protein, whose product MSTTSLVIMAAGMGSRFGGIKQLEPVGPNGEIIMDYSIYDAMAAGFNKVVFIIRKDLEKDFKEVIGDRIAKHIKVEYVFQELDQLPPGYKVQEGRTKPWGTGQAVLCCKGVVNEPFVVINADDYYGKEAFRKIYDFLNSETKPNIYCMAGFILGNTLSDNGTVTRGVCKADNDGWLVDIIETQGIEKDGNRAKAKDNEGNEIFIDLNQMVSMNMWGFMPSLFEELEKGFQEFLSALSADDIKKEYLLPEVVGKLVQSGKAKVKVLETSDQWFGVTYKEDKDSVIAAIKDLINKGQYPVKLFS is encoded by the coding sequence TTGTCAACAACATCATTGGTTATTATGGCAGCAGGTATGGGAAGCAGATTTGGAGGAATAAAGCAGTTAGAGCCCGTTGGTCCTAACGGTGAAATAATAATGGATTACTCTATCTATGATGCAATGGCTGCAGGATTTAATAAAGTGGTTTTTATTATTCGTAAGGATTTGGAGAAAGATTTTAAGGAAGTTATAGGAGATCGTATAGCAAAACATATTAAAGTGGAATATGTATTCCAAGAGCTTGACCAGCTGCCACCGGGATATAAGGTACAAGAGGGACGGACCAAGCCATGGGGTACCGGACAGGCAGTATTGTGTTGTAAAGGCGTAGTTAATGAACCTTTTGTGGTAATTAATGCAGATGATTACTATGGGAAGGAAGCTTTCCGTAAAATATATGATTTCTTAAATTCAGAGACAAAACCGAATATATATTGCATGGCCGGATTTATTCTCGGTAATACCTTAAGTGATAATGGGACTGTTACCAGAGGGGTATGTAAAGCAGACAATGACGGGTGGTTGGTTGATATTATAGAAACACAGGGCATAGAAAAAGACGGTAACCGGGCAAAGGCTAAGGATAATGAGGGAAATGAAATTTTTATTGACTTAAATCAGATGGTGTCCATGAATATGTGGGGCTTTATGCCAAGCCTTTTTGAAGAATTAGAAAAAGGGTTCCAAGAATTTTTATCCGCCTTATCAGCTGATGATATAAAGAAAGAATACCTGCTTCCTGAGGTGGTAGGTAAATTAGTACAATCGGGTAAAGCAAAGGTTAAGGTTCTAGAAACTTCTGATCAGTGGTTTGGTGTAACCTATAAGGAAGATAAAGATTCTGTAATAGCTGCAATCAAAGATTTGATTAATAAAGGCCAATATCCGGTTAAGCTTTTTTCATAG
- a CDS encoding CvfB family protein, giving the protein MLELGKYQTLEVCKKTDFGVYLCKPGSDMSHRVLLPLKEVPDNVKLKDQIDVFIYKDSEDRYIATTSKVPITVGSLALLRVKEVTAIGAFLDWGLSKDLFLPFKEQTSKVKTGDKVLVSLYVDKSKRLCATMKVYDYLSTDSNYQVGDMVSGIIYDKLEAFGAFVAVDNLYSALIPNNEIFKPLNIGETVKARVIEVRDDKKLTLSLRDRSYIQMDSDAQMILERLKEAGGFLPYHDKTDSQLIKENFHISKNSFKRAIGKLYKERLITISENGISLNKDS; this is encoded by the coding sequence ATGCTAGAATTAGGAAAGTATCAAACACTTGAGGTTTGTAAAAAAACAGACTTTGGAGTATATCTATGCAAGCCCGGTTCAGACATGAGTCATAGGGTACTTCTTCCCTTAAAAGAAGTACCGGATAATGTTAAGCTAAAAGACCAGATTGATGTTTTTATTTATAAAGATTCAGAAGATAGATATATTGCAACCACATCTAAGGTTCCCATAACTGTCGGTTCTCTTGCCCTTCTAAGAGTAAAAGAAGTAACAGCTATCGGAGCCTTTTTAGACTGGGGACTAAGTAAAGATCTTTTTCTCCCCTTTAAAGAACAGACAAGCAAGGTTAAAACAGGGGATAAGGTATTAGTATCCCTTTATGTAGATAAAAGCAAACGGCTTTGTGCCACTATGAAAGTCTACGACTATCTATCCACCGATTCAAATTATCAGGTGGGTGATATGGTCTCAGGAATTATTTATGATAAACTTGAGGCATTTGGTGCCTTTGTAGCAGTGGACAATCTTTATTCTGCATTAATTCCCAATAATGAGATCTTTAAACCCCTAAATATCGGTGAAACTGTTAAGGCTAGAGTAATTGAAGTTAGAGATGATAAAAAGCTTACCTTAAGCCTAAGGGATAGATCTTATATTCAGATGGATTCCGATGCCCAAATGATACTAGAACGTTTAAAAGAGGCCGGGGGCTTTCTGCCTTATCATGATAAAACGGATTCTCAGTTGATTAAGGAAAATTTTCATATCAGTAAGAATTCATTTAAGAGAGCTATCGGTAAATTATATAAGGAGAGATTAATTACCATATCTGAAAACGGTATCTCTTTAAATAAAGATTCATAG
- a CDS encoding C40 family peptidase, protein MKKSMALKSALFAASALVFFSTTNDKAYGNQTTSVEQGVAGISKILSDVFASSDDKVNEKIDKVYNTEIKSPFANLGVSKASSYVNIRSKPSTESKIVGKLYEGCAADILEWLEGDWVKIVSGDVEGYIASNYLACGKEAEKLADKFAEKYATVIRTQTLRVREEPNLESRTLELIPLGERFPIIEEQGEWVKILLSSDDQGNDFEGYVHKDYVDIEVIFQKAISIEEEQRRIREQQEAERAEAERLAEEEERRRQEEARKKEEARKQEEARKQAEAKKQAEAKKAAENKKEETKKSESSSSSSKSSSTGQEIASYAQKFVGNPYVWGGVSLTKGADCSGFVYTIYKQFGYTLDRVSRDQARSAGRKINVSDRKPGDLVFYTNNKGVVNHVAIYIGNDKIVHAANKRQGIIISKYNYRKVYCMRRVIG, encoded by the coding sequence ATGAAAAAAAGTATGGCTTTGAAGTCTGCATTATTTGCAGCATCGGCCTTGGTGTTTTTTTCAACTACAAATGATAAAGCCTATGGAAATCAAACAACATCAGTTGAACAGGGTGTAGCAGGTATATCTAAGATTCTTAGTGATGTGTTTGCTAGCAGTGATGATAAGGTTAACGAAAAAATTGACAAAGTTTATAATACTGAGATTAAATCGCCTTTTGCTAATTTGGGTGTATCTAAAGCATCCAGTTATGTAAATATCAGAAGCAAGCCATCTACCGAAAGTAAAATTGTCGGTAAGCTGTATGAGGGATGTGCAGCTGATATTTTAGAGTGGCTCGAAGGAGACTGGGTAAAAATTGTTTCAGGTGATGTAGAAGGTTATATAGCTTCTAATTATCTTGCCTGCGGTAAGGAAGCAGAAAAATTAGCTGACAAATTTGCAGAGAAATATGCTACGGTTATTAGAACCCAAACATTACGGGTTCGTGAAGAACCAAACTTAGAATCTAGAACCTTAGAACTAATTCCCTTAGGTGAGCGTTTCCCTATTATAGAGGAACAGGGTGAATGGGTTAAAATACTTCTTAGTTCTGATGACCAAGGTAATGATTTTGAAGGATATGTACATAAAGACTATGTGGACATAGAAGTAATATTCCAAAAGGCTATCTCCATTGAGGAGGAGCAAAGAAGAATTAGAGAGCAGCAAGAGGCTGAAAGAGCTGAAGCTGAAAGGTTAGCAGAGGAAGAAGAAAGAAGACGTCAAGAAGAGGCTAGAAAGAAGGAAGAAGCAAGAAAGCAAGAAGAGGCTAGAAAACAGGCAGAAGCTAAAAAACAAGCGGAAGCTAAGAAAGCTGCGGAAAATAAAAAAGAAGAAACAAAAAAATCAGAAAGTTCAAGTTCTAGCAGTAAAAGCAGTAGTACCGGACAAGAGATAGCTTCTTATGCCCAGAAGTTTGTCGGTAACCCATATGTGTGGGGCGGTGTAAGTCTGACAAAGGGAGCAGATTGCTCAGGATTTGTATATACCATCTATAAACAGTTTGGTTATACCCTTGATAGGGTTTCTAGGGATCAAGCCAGATCAGCCGGACGTAAGATTAATGTTAGTGATCGTAAGCCTGGAGATTTAGTTTTCTATACCAATAATAAAGGTGTAGTTAACCATGTGGCTATATATATAGGTAATGATAAAATTGTACATGCAGCTAATAAAAGACAGGGAATAATTATATCAAAATATAATTATAGAAAAGTTTACTGCATGAGAAGAGTGATTGGTTAA
- the trxB gene encoding thioredoxin-disulfide reductase gives MNYDVIIIGSGPAGLAAAIYAQRAELNCIVIEKNPLSGGQIINTYEVDNYPGTPGISGFDLSSKFREHCEKLNTTFITGEVVKFELEDNIKVVTLENGTQYRSKTAVIAAGGLPRHLDVEGEEEFSGLGVSYCATCDGAFFRNKTVAVVGGGDVAVEDAIFLSRICKKVYIIHRRDQFRAAKSSVNKLEAIDNVTILWDNVVERIKGTETVESIDVKNVKTNEISTLEVSGVFIAVGYIPSSQVYKDIVALDDSGYIIAGEDCQTNVPGVFAAGDIRTKNLRQIITAAADGANSITGVEKYLNEN, from the coding sequence ATGAATTATGATGTTATAATTATCGGTTCCGGTCCGGCTGGTTTAGCAGCCGCCATTTATGCACAAAGAGCAGAGTTAAATTGTATAGTTATTGAAAAAAACCCATTAAGCGGTGGACAAATTATTAATACTTATGAAGTTGATAATTATCCCGGAACTCCAGGAATTAGTGGTTTTGATCTTAGTTCAAAATTTAGAGAGCATTGTGAGAAATTAAATACCACATTTATTACAGGAGAAGTTGTCAAATTTGAACTAGAAGATAATATAAAGGTGGTTACCTTAGAAAATGGCACACAGTACAGGTCAAAAACAGCTGTTATTGCAGCCGGCGGACTACCCCGTCATCTGGATGTGGAGGGAGAAGAAGAATTTTCGGGACTGGGAGTGTCATATTGTGCCACTTGTGACGGAGCATTTTTCAGGAATAAGACAGTTGCTGTAGTAGGAGGCGGAGATGTTGCGGTTGAAGATGCAATATTTCTGTCAAGAATATGTAAGAAAGTATATATTATTCATAGGAGAGATCAGTTTAGGGCTGCAAAAAGCAGTGTCAATAAACTGGAGGCCATAGATAATGTTACAATTTTGTGGGATAATGTTGTAGAAAGAATAAAGGGAACAGAAACTGTAGAGTCTATAGATGTAAAGAATGTAAAAACCAATGAGATATCCACCCTTGAGGTTTCCGGAGTCTTTATTGCCGTAGGATATATTCCAAGTTCCCAAGTTTATAAGGATATAGTTGCCCTTGATGATAGTGGATATATTATTGCCGGTGAAGATTGCCAAACCAATGTACCCGGAGTATTTGCAGCAGGAGATATCAGGACTAAAAATCTGCGTCAAATTATAACTGCAGCAGCGGACGGAGCTAATTCAATTACAGGGGTTGAAAAATATTTAAATGAAAATTAA